The DNA window CACCAGTGCCGTCAGCCGCACCAGGGCGGCCAGCCCCGGCCCGGCCTCGTGCTGGGCCAACGGCCGGGCATGCGGCCACTCCTCCGTCAGCTGCCGCAGGCAGGCACGCCGCGACCGCTCCTCCGTCACACCCGGACGATCGTGTGACACGTGCCACAGGCCTTCGGTGGGGATCGGCCGGCAGGCCCGCACCACGCGTGTACGCAGTTCGGGATCGGCCCCCTCCCACGATGCGGGGTGGACGAAACCGCCCAGGGCCGTGAAGGCCAGGGCTTCCGCCTCGGCCAGCCGGTCCGGCGCGACCGCGACCGCGGTGAGCCCGTACGGCGGCTCACCGTGCCAGTCGAGCACGCACACGACCTGAGGGAGGGTCATCCGACACACATCTCCGTGCGCCCCTCAAGCCAGCGGGTGTCGTAGTTGCGCACGGTCGAGCGGATCTTGGTGCCCGCACCGTTGGCACGGCTGGCAATCATGAATTCACCCACGCCCACGTAGTAGTGGCAAGCGCCTCTCGGACCCCAGTTGGCCACGGCCCGCGCCTTGTACTTGCTGTTGCCCGACACATAGCCGGTGGTCCCGATCTTCTCCCATCCGTACCAGCGAGAACGGTGCAGCGTCACCCGGATCGAGAAGCTGGGAACCTTCGACTTGCACTTGAGGTCCGCGTGTACGTTGACCCGGCTGTTGTTCGTATGGGATTTGTGCGGGCGGTCCACGAAAGCACCGCATCCCCAGCGGTTGTTACCGTACTCACCGCTCAGGTCGGTGCAGTTGACGCTGTCCGCCGTGCAGTACTCGTAGGAGTTGGCGTTGCCGCCGTACACCGGGTCGACGGACAGGAACCGGCCGGTTTCGGGGTCGTACTGGCGTACGCCCATCAAGATGACGCCGGCCGGCGTGTCGGAGCTGCGCTGGTAGGCGGCCAGCCAGTTGTAGCGCGCGGCCGCGGTACCGGCGCGGACGTTGCCGTACTCGTCCGTGTCCGCCACCGAGAGCGGCTTCTGCGGATCCAGGGGCAGCGCGACGCCGGCGTCGCCGTGCAGGTCGGTGAACTGGAGGACGACGTCTCCCGCCGTTCCGGTCACCGCGGCCAGCTCGCCCGACAGGGAGGCGACGTTGCGCGTCCGCAGGTTCGCGGCCGTGTCCTCCACCGTCCACGACGGGCTGTCCGACGCGTCCCGGTAGTGGTTCACCGAGCTCACCGAGGCCAGCACCGCGCCCTGTCCGTCCAGGGTGTCGGCCGTCCACGAGGCGAGCCGGCCCTGGGCGTCCAGCTCCCAGGTCTGGCGGCGCTCGCCGGCCGTCTGGGAGCGGACCAGGTCGTTCGCGTAGTAGCCGAACGTGCTGCCCGGCCGCGTGAGGGTACGGCCGAAGGCGTCGTACGCGATGCCCGGACCGGTCAGGCGGTCCGCCGCGTCGTACGTGTACTCGGTCGTGCTCTGGACCGGGCCACCGCCCTCGTCCCGGGTGGAGACGAGCTTCTTGCGGTTCGCGTTGGCGTCGAAGGTGTACGAGCGGTGCTGCTGCCCGTACGCTCCGGACTCCTCGACGTCGGTGAGGCGGCCCGTGCGGTCGTAGCCGAACCTCTGACCGTTGCCGGCGCCGGCGCTGCGGGTGCCGGAGCTCGCCTGCCCGTGCACCGTGGGCACGGCGACGTCGGTGAGGACGGCGATACCGTCGGAGTCACGGGTGTACACCCGGGACGTGGTGAAGCCGGTCTCGTCCTTGACGGTGGCGAGCGTGTATCCGCCCGGCAGCGTCTCGCCCGACACCTCGCCCGAGGCGTCGTACGAGGCCCCGAAGGTACCGGCGACCGAGTCCGTCATCGACGTGGGCAGCCCGCGCGGCTCCTTGTCCGTGTCGTACGCGTAGGTCACGGTCGAGGGTGCGGAATCGGACACCTTCACCGCTCGGCCGAGCGTGTCGAACTCGGTCGTGGTGACGTTGCCCGCGCCGTCGTCGTAGCTCACGAGCCGGCCGAGGGCGTCGTAGGCGTACGCGGCCGTCTTTCCGCCCGCGGCGACGGTGGCCGGCTTCCCGCTGACCGGGTCGTACGTGCGGACCGTCTCGGGGACCGCGGTGCCGAGGCCGCCGGAAAGGGACGTACGTGTGACGCGGCCCGCGTTGTCGCGGGTGACCGTGGTGGTGCGGGTCGTCGGGCCCGTCTTGTCCGTGGTCTTGGCGACCTGGCCGAACGCGTCGTACTCGTACACCGAAGTGGTGCCCGAGGACGCGTCGGCCGGGCCCACGGAGCAGACCAGGTCGGCCCACTCGGGACGGCCCGCGCACTGGCCCGTGCCGCCCGCGGTGTAGTACGAGGTGACCCGGGTGCCGGCGGCCCCGCCCTTGGGCAGGACGGTCGAGGTGACCCGGCCCTGGGCGTCGTAGGCGGTGCTGGTGACGAGGTTCAGGCCGGCGGGGTCCTCGGTCGTGGTCAGGGGCAGCCCCTTGGCCCAGTCGTACGTGGACTTGGCGACGCGGGTGTCGAGGTCGCCGGAGCGTCCCGGCACCACGGCGCCGACCGTGACCGTGGTGGCCCGGCCGCTCACCGCGGCATCGGAGGGACGGCCCTCGTCGTACAGGCTCGCGGAGTGCAGCCGCGCCGGAACCTCGGTGCCGGCGGGCAGATCGGCCGCGCCCTGCTGGAGTTCCACCACGTGCAGCGGCCCGTACGTGTGCAGCTCGCGCAGACCGTCCGCGCTGTACTCGACCGTCTCCGCCAGGAGCGCGGCACGCTCCGCCGTGCCAGCGCCCTCGATGCCGAGGCGGGCCAGCTGCTCCAGGCCCGCGCCGCCGGTGGCCAGTGCCAGGTCGCGGTTGGCGGAGGAGAGGGCGTACACGATGGCGCCGTCGGCGTTGTAGCCGGTGGTGGAGATGCGGCCGCCGGGGGTCGCGGTGTTGACCTCGCGGCCGGATGCGTTGACGTAGCTGACCGTCGCGCGGCTGTAGGCGGCCGCGGTGAGCGCCTCGCCATCGTGCCCGGTCGGCACGGCGTCCGGCGGGAAGACTGCGGTGGCGTCGGTCGGGGCGTCACTCTGGCCCCACGCCGCCACGTCCGCCGGGCCCAGCTTGTAGGGCGCCTTGGCGCCGGTCAGCGGGACGTCGTAGACCATCGAGGTGGCGATCGAACCGCCGCTGGTCTCCGTCTTCGACCCCTGCTTGAGGGAGGGGCGGGAGGCCTTCAGCAGCATGCCCTCGCCAGCGGTGGCGGCGTCACCGGCCTTGCCGTAGGTGAAGGTCCACGGCAGCTCGGTGCCCGGCATCATCCAGTACACACGGTTGGCCGAGTCGTACGAGTACTGCACCTGCGTGGCCTGCGACAGGTTCGGGTCCCACTGCTGGCGCAGCCGTCCGTCCTTGTCGTAGCGGTATACGGACACGGATCGCGAGGTGGCCGTGGTCGCCCCGGGGGCGGTGGACCAGTGCTTGATCTCCTTGACCTGGCCGGCGAAGTCTCCGAAGTCGGCGGCCGTGGTGTAGCCGGTGGCCGTGGTGGCCGTCGCGTAGACGAACTCCAGGCGCTCGCAGCCCGCCGTGGCGGGATTCGCCTCGCAGGCCGCGGCCGTAGCGGCGGTGCTGGGCGCGATCAGGTACTTCGGGCGGGCCAGGACCTTGCCGTTCACGGTGACCTTCTCCGACACCACACGGGTCGTGGAGTTGTCGGTGGGCAGGGCGGTCGAGGCGACCTGCCAGCTCTCTGCCGCCGGGTCGACCTTGGCGAAGGTGGTGACGACGCCCTCGTCGTCCTTCAGGGTGAAGGAGCCGGTGAGCGAACCGGTGAGGGTGAGGTGTTCCGAGCCCTCCTCGGGCTTCCAACCGCCGCCGGAGGTGGCGGTGAAGCCGACGGCGCCGTCGGCGAGGACGACCTCGACCGAGGTCGGCGACGTCTTGCGCAGGCCGATGTACGAGGACTGGGTGATCTCGGCGTAGATGCCGGACACCCACTCGGGGCCGAAGATCTTCACCTGGCCGTCGTCCTCGGGGTGGTCACCCCGGGAGAAGGCGGTACGGGTCACCGAGGTGCCCGCGCCGGACGCGTCGGTGGCGTCCAGAGTGAAGTCACCGGTGAGGCTGTTGACGGAGCCCGGCCCCACGGGGAGCTCCGGGGAGGCCCCGGCGGCGCGGTCGACGGTCACGGAGACCCCGGGCGAGGCCTCGGTGGACGAGCCGGCGGCGAACACGGCCCGTACGTCGACGGGTCCGTCCTCGGCGAGCGTCTTGGTGATGTCCCAGGTCAGCGGAGCGGGCTTGCCGCCGCTGACAGCCACCGGCCAGGAGCCCGGCGCGGCGCCCGTGGAGTTGACCCGCACGTCGGCGACCGGCACGTCCTTCCACGCGTCGGTCTCGCCGCGGCGGTACTGGTAGCGGACGCCGGTATACGAGGTGTCGCCCTGGGCCATCAGACCGGTACGGCGGGCAGGACGTTCACCGTCCGACGGGGCGGTGATGGCCGCTCCCTTGCCGGCGTTGAAGGAGTACACCGTGTCGCCGGACACGTTGCCGGCCGCGTCGCGGGTGTGGGCGGTGACGGCGTGCGCGCCGGCCTTGAAGCCGAGCACTGCGCTGACCGGGGTGCCGGCGGTGGCCGCGGTGACCCATGCGCCGCCGTCCAGCCGGTACTGGATGTCCTTCACGTCCGAAGCGGGCGGCGTGAAGGTGAAGGTGCCCGAGAAGTTCCCGTTCCCGTCAGGGGTGCCGGACCATGCGCCGGCCGGGAAGGCGCTGGAACCGACCGCGGTCACGCCCGGCTTCAGGGTGTCGACAGTGAAGGTCTGCCAGGCCGACCAAGTTCCGTTCCAGGTGGAGCCGTCGTACACGGCCGCGCGCCACTTGTAGCCACCCGGGGCGAGCGGGGTGCCGGTGGTCCAGGGAGCGGCCGCACCCGAGGCGGCGAAGGCGGACTTCCCCGTCTGCAGGGCGGAAGTACCAGCGGCGGTCCAGATCTCGTAGCTGAGCTGGACAGTGTTGCCGTCGGCGTCGGTGGCCTTGCCCGTAAGCGTCGGCGTCGTGTCGGCCGTGGCCGTGCCGGACAGCGGGGAGACGGGGACGGCCGCGCCCGGCTTGGTGTTGTAGCTGACGGTCAGCGACGGTTCGAGAGCGGCGTTGTGCGATCCGTCGGTCTGGTTCGCCGAGTGGTAGCGGCGCCAGGTGAGGGGGTCGCCCTCGTTCACGGCGGCGATGCGGACGCCGTGGTTCGGCTGGCCGTCCGCCCAGGCCTGGACGATGGCGTCGATGTCCCAGGAGACGTGCCCGGCCGGGCACGTGGTGGCGTTGTACCCCTTGGCGGCGGTGGAGGCCACGGCGCCGGTGGCGGTCGTCGCGGGCTGGTTGGCCCAGGTGATCGCGGAGGGGTCCCAGGCGGCGGTGACCCGCCGCACCTCGTTGCCGGCGCTGGCCGTCGAGCAGGTCGAGGAGTACTTCGAGTACAGACGCAGATCCGTGTCGAGGATCTGCTTCCCCTTGTACTTGTCGACGTTGAACTGCAGGAACGACCGGGCCTTCTCGGCGCCGTCGTACGTACCGGACTTGAGCTCGGTCGAACCGCGCTGGCTGGTCAGGTAGTCGTCGTACTGGATCCAGGTGTCGGTCACCGGGCCCATGAGCGAGTCGGTGGGATCGATCGTCACCGGGTAGGTGAGCTTCGGGTCGTTCAGGAACTCCTGGCTCGGCTGGAGGACCAGGACCTGCCCCTTGCCGTCCTTGCCCGGCTCGACCTCGACCTCGACCGGGGCCATGTGCTCGGCGTCGCCGGAGGCGCGGTCGTAGGAGGAGTCCCACATGACCGGGGCCGGCGCGGTTGCCTTGGCCTGCTCGGACGTGTCGTTCCAGCGCAGCCGCTTGTCGGCGGTCTCGGAGAGCTTGAGCCCGCTCGCCTCGACCGGAATCCGGTATTCCACCGGACCCTTGGGAGCCTCGTGCAACACGACGGAGTGGGAGAAACCTTCCTTCAGGGCGGTGACGACCAGGTCGCCCCCACCCTGGACGGCGTTCCTGTACGTCGCCGTCGAGCCCTTCAGCTCCGGCTGCGGCAGCTTGCCCTGCCAGCCGATGCCGAGCGAGTGCTGCCCGCGCCCTGCCTTGACCAGCGGCTCGCCCGTACCGCCGTCGGAGAGTGCGACATCGGCGGCGGCGACCTTCGGGCGGATGGTGTCACCGGTGTCGACCAGGGTCGTGTCGACCTTCTGCCAGCGGCCCTGGGCGTCCTTGACGCGCACCGGACCGGTGAAGGACTCCACGGTGGTCAGGCCGCCGGGCTCGGCGTACGTCGTGCTGGACTCGGTGCGTTCGCCGGTGATCTCGATCCGCCGGTTCTGCAGCCGCGCCATCAGGAAGCCGGAGGCGGAGTCCGCGGCCTCCGCGGGACCCAAGGCCCTGGGGACGGCAGGCCCGGCCGTGGGGGCCACCACGGGGGCGGCGACGGCCGGTCCGCTCAGCATCGACCCGGCGGTAACGACGGAAACCGCTAGCGCGGTCCCCCGTATCCACGCGAGCGAGGCCGAGAGGTGTCGGCCTGCGGAGGCAGGCGACGGTTCTCTCATCTGGTTCAGAACTCCTCAGTAATAAAACGATGAACCAGGTGAACCTAATGTCTTGTTGCCACGCCCCATCGCGATCGTTCGGACAGAGCGGGGTGATTGGTGCGGGCCGTGATCAAACTGTGCTGCGGGAGCGCCCATCGTTGCCTCGTCGGCCCTTGAGCCTCCCCGTCCGCATTTGGGGTGATCATGGGAGCGGGCGGCATGGGGAGCCTGGCCGGTGCGCTGCTCGCGCCGAGGATCGCGACCCGGTTCGGCGTCGGACCGACGATCATCACCGGGTTCGCGATCAGCCCCCTCGCTCAGGTGCCGCTGCTCCTGGCCGGGCCCGGGCCCGGCTGGCAGATCGTCCTGGCGGGGACGCTCGCCGCACAGCTGTTCTGGGCGACCGCGTCAGGAGTCAGCCAGCGATCCCTCCGCCAGGTCCTGTGCGCCCCGCGCTTCCAGGGCCGGATGCAGCGCGGCCAGCACCACGGTGACCGCCGGAAGCCGCCCCCTGGCCGCCGCAACCGCCGGCGCACTCGCGGTCCTCCTCGACGCCCGGGCCGCCCTCGCCGTCGGCGCGGCCCGTAGTTCCTCCCGTCGTCCTGCTGCTCACCTCCACCATCCGCACCTTGCGGGACATGCCCGCCCCGCCCGACACCGCGGCCATGCCGCCCACTCGAGAAGGAGAGCCGTGACCACTACCGCGTCCACCGGGAGCGCTGCCTACTGGGAGCCGGTCTGGGCAGACGGCCGCCAGTACCGGCAGCTGACGCGAAGACGAGAAGCGGCTGATGGACCAGCATCTGGGCCCCGGCCCCGTTATGTGCCGCATACCCCCGGCATGCGCCTTCACCTCATGTGCGTCAGCTCATCGCGTCGGGCTGACTCCGCACACGTCTGCGGCGGTGCGCAGCCCCCAGGGGACTGTGCACCGCCGCAGCGCTATGTCGTGTCACTTTTCGTGTGCCGCTACCAGCGGTACCAGCGTCCGCTGCCGCCCTTCGGGCGGGCGACGAACCCGATCAGCCACAGCACCAGCACCGCGATCGCGACCCACCAAAGAATCTCCACCGCGAAGCCGGCGCCGAAAAGGATCAGAACGAGCAGAAGAACGAGAAGCAGGGGAACCATAGTTATCAACCTCCGAAACAGCGGTTGCCCCGACCCTTCTCGATCATGCACGCGACATTTACGGGTTTCTTATCCTCGCAGGCGGGCAGCAGTACAGGCCACATCCCGCCCATCGGCTGCGAAGGTGAGCGTCCTGCCGTATGTGGTCAGACGGTGTGGAGGGGCCCGCCTCCGAAGCGGGCCAAGAGACCGCGGGTGGCATCCACCGACAGGCCAAGGGCGCGGCGGCCACCTTCTCCGGGGCCTGGTGGCGGGCCCCGTGCGCAGGCCAGTACGCGGTGCGCCGGGCGATGAGGTGTCGCACCTCCCCCGCTACGCGAGCGCAAACCGGGACAGCCAGGCGCTCAGGACGCTGCGAGCCTGTATGAGGCGCGGCAGGACCCCGCCTGTCCATCCCCCGTTATGTCTTTCGCGTTCCTGCAACGGGGCCGCTGGCCTCCGGGCCCGGTATGACTGTGTCCCTAAGAATGTGAAGCCGTCCGGGAGGACCGGGTGGAGAGTAGTTGTCAAGACTTGTGGATCAGCTCGGCATTCACGGCCCTTCTCCCCAGGACTCCTCCGCCTTGCCCCATACGGCAGGAGCGGCAGCACTGAGCTCAGGCTCGCTGATCGCGCGTTGCTCGTCGTGCCAGACGGCGGCCAGGAGCGCATCGAAGGGGAACTCGATTTTCGTGCCGTCTTCGAACGAGATCATCACGTGCGTGTCTGATCCGGCTCGGTGATCGTCCAGCCACTGTACGTGCGCTACGACAGGCGTCAACGTGCCGCCGGGGCCAACAAGACGGTAGCCCTCGTCCACCCCCTGCGACCGTACTGGCAGCAACGCGGGCTGACGTTTCGCTGCTCGCTCATCCCGGTAGTACCTTGCCATTTCACCAACTTACCTGTCGGCGTAATGGCCAAGACTTGCAGGTCTGCTGAGGTGGATCATGCTGCGAGGTTGTCGGGGCGTTCGACAAGGTGACCGTTCTCGAAGTGGGCGCCGGCTCAGACGAGCGCGACGAGGTGAGGCTGTGGCTCGCGTAACCGCATCGTCGGACGCTTCATCCGTGTCTCCTGTGGTCGGACGCCGTCACCCCAGGGGGGCGAGGCCGTAGTCCGCATGCTCCGGCACGCAAGGGGGCCGAGCGCTTCGAAGCAACCGCGCCCACCCCTCAGCGACACGGGGAGTGTTCGCGCAGGTGCCGCCGTGACGGCCGTCCCTTGGTATGGACCTGACAAGCGCGGTTCGGTTACCGTAACGCTCGACACTCTGTGAGAGCGCTCTCAAGCGTTCAACTCCCCACAACCGGAGGTCCCGTGAACCTCACCACCCCCCTGCGCACCGCCGTCGCCGCTCTGCTCCTTACCGTCGGCCTGGGCGCCTCCCACGTCGGCGTGGCGAGCGCCGTCCCGCTTCCGGAGCCCGCCCCGGAGCCGTCCGCCTCCGCCGGACTGCTCGACGCGATGCGCCGGGACCTCGGACTCACCGCTTCCCAGGCCGAGGAACGACTGAGTGCAGAAAAGGCCGCCGCGGCCGTGGACAAGACCGCGCGGCAGGCCGCGGGTGATGCGTACGGCGGCTCGTGGTTCGAGCCGTCCACCGGGCGGCTCGTCGTCGCGGTGACCGACCGCGCGGAAGAGTCCGAGGTGCGGGCCCTGGGCGCCGACACCCGGCTCGTCCGGCACAGCGCCGCCGCACTGGACCGCGCCAAAGCCCGCCTGGACACGCTTCGCGCCCCCGCCGGTGTGGCCGGCTGGCATGTCGACCCGCGGACCAACAGCGTCGTCGTCTCGGTCGTACGCACTGAGCGGGAAGCCCCCGCCGTACGGGCCTTCGTCGACCGGGCCCGGGCCGGCGGCCCCATCACCGTCGCCGCGACGGCGCAGGCGCCCCGCACGTACGCCGCGGGCACCGTCGGCGGCGACCCGTACTACACCGGCAACGTCCGCTGTTCGATTGGCTTCTCCGTGCACGGCGGCTTCGTAACGGCGGGGCACTGCGGGCAGGCGGGGGCCGCTGTGCGCGGCTGGGACGGGTCCGCGATGGGCACCTTCCAGGGCTCCTCGTTCCCCGGCAACGACTACGCGTACGTCGGCATTCACAGCGGCTGGTGGACCGTACCGGTGGTACTCGGCTGGGGCTCCATCCCGGACCAGCTGGTACGCGGCTCCGCCGAGGCACCCGTGGGCGCCTCGATCTGCCGGTCGGGGTCCACGACGCACTGGCGCTGCGGCACCGTCCTCGCCAAGAACGAGACCGTCAACTACAGCCAGGGCGCCGTCTACCAGATGACGAAGACGAGCGTCTGCGCCGAGGGCGGCGACTCCGGCGGCTCGTTCCTCAGCGGCGACCAAGCCCAAGGCGTCACCTCCGGCGGCTGGGGCAACTGCTCGTCCGGCGGCCAGACGTGGTTCCAACCGATCAACGAGATCCTCGGCCGCTACGGCCTGACGCTGCACACCGTCTGAGGTCGGCACGGTGAACGGGTCCTTCCGGGCTCGAGCACCTGGACGGACCCGTCGCACCGCTGCCCCGCCCGGGCCGGAGGAACTTCTCGTCAGGGCCCCCAGGGCGCCTCGACCGGCCGGCCGTCGACGCCAAGCCCTGCGGCCGTACCAGGAAAAGGCCGTTGCACCCGTCCTTGGCCCGGCAGCCCGGACACCTCCACGTCCTTCCCGCAGACGACGACCGTCGACTACGTCCGCGCCTCCTCCGGCAGCACCCCCACCGCACGCCCGATCCGTGGCATCGACGGCGATGCGTCGACGTCGCCGCCGGCTCCGACGCCGACCGCACCCCCATCCGGCTGCACGACCGCATCGGCAGCGCGGCCCGGCAGTGGACGTACACCCCCGTCCCCGACCTCACCAATACCGGTGGCGGCACGTGCTTGGACGCCAAGGGCAACTCCTCTGCCGACGGCACCCGGCTGCAGACCTGGACCTGCACCGGCGCCGCGAACCAGAAGTGGACGGTCGGCTGACCGACCAGCCCCGCCGCCCCCCCCTCCTCCCCCGCCCTTGTGTCCGACCGCTCCCCCACCCG is part of the Streptomyces subrutilus genome and encodes:
- a CDS encoding DNRLRE domain-containing protein; this encodes MLSGPAVAAPVVAPTAGPAVPRALGPAEAADSASGFLMARLQNRRIEITGERTESSTTYAEPGGLTTVESFTGPVRVKDAQGRWQKVDTTLVDTGDTIRPKVAAADVALSDGGTGEPLVKAGRGQHSLGIGWQGKLPQPELKGSTATYRNAVQGGGDLVVTALKEGFSHSVVLHEAPKGPVEYRIPVEASGLKLSETADKRLRWNDTSEQAKATAPAPVMWDSSYDRASGDAEHMAPVEVEVEPGKDGKGQVLVLQPSQEFLNDPKLTYPVTIDPTDSLMGPVTDTWIQYDDYLTSQRGSTELKSGTYDGAEKARSFLQFNVDKYKGKQILDTDLRLYSKYSSTCSTASAGNEVRRVTAAWDPSAITWANQPATTATGAVASTAAKGYNATTCPAGHVSWDIDAIVQAWADGQPNHGVRIAAVNEGDPLTWRRYHSANQTDGSHNAALEPSLTVSYNTKPGAAVPVSPLSGTATADTTPTLTGKATDADGNTVQLSYEIWTAAGTSALQTGKSAFAASGAAAPWTTGTPLAPGGYKWRAAVYDGSTWNGTWSAWQTFTVDTLKPGVTAVGSSAFPAGAWSGTPDGNGNFSGTFTFTPPASDVKDIQYRLDGGAWVTAATAGTPVSAVLGFKAGAHAVTAHTRDAAGNVSGDTVYSFNAGKGAAITAPSDGERPARRTGLMAQGDTSYTGVRYQYRRGETDAWKDVPVADVRVNSTGAAPGSWPVAVSGGKPAPLTWDITKTLAEDGPVDVRAVFAAGSSTEASPGVSVTVDRAAGASPELPVGPGSVNSLTGDFTLDATDASGAGTSVTRTAFSRGDHPEDDGQVKIFGPEWVSGIYAEITQSSYIGLRKTSPTSVEVVLADGAVGFTATSGGGWKPEEGSEHLTLTGSLTGSFTLKDDEGVVTTFAKVDPAAESWQVASTALPTDNSTTRVVSEKVTVNGKVLARPKYLIAPSTAATAAACEANPATAGCERLEFVYATATTATGYTTAADFGDFAGQVKEIKHWSTAPGATTATSRSVSVYRYDKDGRLRQQWDPNLSQATQVQYSYDSANRVYWMMPGTELPWTFTYGKAGDAATAGEGMLLKASRPSLKQGSKTETSGGSIATSMVYDVPLTGAKAPYKLGPADVAAWGQSDAPTDATAVFPPDAVPTGHDGEALTAAAYSRATVSYVNASGREVNTATPGGRISTTGYNADGAIVYALSSANRDLALATGGAGLEQLARLGIEGAGTAERAALLAETVEYSADGLRELHTYGPLHVVELQQGAADLPAGTEVPARLHSASLYDEGRPSDAAVSGRATTVTVGAVVPGRSGDLDTRVAKSTYDWAKGLPLTTTEDPAGLNLVTSTAYDAQGRVTSTVLPKGGAAGTRVTSYYTAGGTGQCAGRPEWADLVCSVGPADASSGTTSVYEYDAFGQVAKTTDKTGPTTRTTTVTRDNAGRVTRTSLSGGLGTAVPETVRTYDPVSGKPATVAAGGKTAAYAYDALGRLVSYDDGAGNVTTTEFDTLGRAVKVSDSAPSTVTYAYDTDKEPRGLPTSMTDSVAGTFGASYDASGEVSGETLPGGYTLATVKDETGFTTSRVYTRDSDGIAVLTDVAVPTVHGQASSGTRSAGAGNGQRFGYDRTGRLTDVEESGAYGQQHRSYTFDANANRKKLVSTRDEGGGPVQSTTEYTYDAADRLTGPGIAYDAFGRTLTRPGSTFGYYANDLVRSQTAGERRQTWELDAQGRLASWTADTLDGQGAVLASVSSVNHYRDASDSPSWTVEDTAANLRTRNVASLSGELAAVTGTAGDVVLQFTDLHGDAGVALPLDPQKPLSVADTDEYGNVRAGTAAARYNWLAAYQRSSDTPAGVILMGVRQYDPETGRFLSVDPVYGGNANSYEYCTADSVNCTDLSGEYGNNRWGCGAFVDRPHKSHTNNSRVNVHADLKCKSKVPSFSIRVTLHRSRWYGWEKIGTTGYVSGNSKYKARAVANWGPRGACHYYVGVGEFMIASRANGAGTKIRSTVRNYDTRWLEGRTEMCVG
- a CDS encoding hydrophobic protein; amino-acid sequence: MVPLLLVLLLVLILFGAGFAVEILWWVAIAVLVLWLIGFVARPKGGSGRWYRW
- a CDS encoding S1 family peptidase yields the protein MNLTTPLRTAVAALLLTVGLGASHVGVASAVPLPEPAPEPSASAGLLDAMRRDLGLTASQAEERLSAEKAAAAVDKTARQAAGDAYGGSWFEPSTGRLVVAVTDRAEESEVRALGADTRLVRHSAAALDRAKARLDTLRAPAGVAGWHVDPRTNSVVVSVVRTEREAPAVRAFVDRARAGGPITVAATAQAPRTYAAGTVGGDPYYTGNVRCSIGFSVHGGFVTAGHCGQAGAAVRGWDGSAMGTFQGSSFPGNDYAYVGIHSGWWTVPVVLGWGSIPDQLVRGSAEAPVGASICRSGSTTHWRCGTVLAKNETVNYSQGAVYQMTKTSVCAEGGDSGGSFLSGDQAQGVTSGGWGNCSSGGQTWFQPINEILGRYGLTLHTV
- a CDS encoding RICIN domain-containing protein, whose translation is MHPSLARQPGHLHVLPADDDRRLRPRLLRQHPHRTPDPWHRRRCVDVAAGSDADRTPIRLHDRIGSAARQWTYTPVPDLTNTGGGTCLDAKGNSSADGTRLQTWTCTGAANQKWTVG